The Panulirus ornatus isolate Po-2019 chromosome 55, ASM3632096v1, whole genome shotgun sequence genome has a segment encoding these proteins:
- the Cib2 gene encoding calcium and integrin-binding family member 2 isoform X1, whose translation MCRTNVVRVTVCRPGQGRVGQCGRRGCRQVRLWKTWVDVWAECGCVQDRMWCKGKAWSCTARGCGCVQGVASWTTVHQAHRAERLFRQLSGGHLPQVIEPVCAASFTVPYAALDTLTELKENPFRRRVCEVFSGDGSAALTFDHFIEMFSVFSEHAPRDIKAIYAFRVYDFDGDGYLGEADLQQAVRHLTHDLLTPDEYNTIVAKVLEESDVDCDGRLSESEFIHVILKCPDFVLNFHIGI comes from the exons ATGTGCAGGACCAATGTGGTACGTGTAACTGTATGCCGGCCAGGACAAGGCAGGGTAGGACAGTGTGGAAGGCGTGGTTGTAGGCAGGTCAGGTTGTGGAAGACTTGGGTAGACGTCTGGGCAGAGTGTGGCTGCGTACAGGACAGGATGTGGTGTAAGGGAAAGGCGTGGTCGTGTACTGCgagagggtgtggttgtgtgcaGGGCGTGGCCAGCTGGACGACGGTACATCAGGCACACAG AGCTGAGCGTTTGTTTCGTCAGCTGAGTGGAGGTCACCTGCCCCAGGTGATCGAACCGGTGTGTGCCGCCTCCTTCACCGTGCCCTACGCTGCACTGGACACTCTCACGGAGCTCAAG GAGAACCCTTTCCGTCGTCGAGTATGTGAAGTCTTCAGCGGAGACGGTTCCGCGGCCCTCACCTTCGACCACTTCATCGAAATGTTCTCCGTCTTCAGTGAGCACGCTCCAAGGGACATCAAAGCCATATACGCCTTCAGAGTTTATG ACTTCGACGGGGACGGTTACCTTGGGGAGGCAGACTTGCAGCAGGCGGTCAGACACCTCACACACGACCTCCTCACGCCAGACGAGTACAACACCATCGTGGCCAAG GTGCTGGAGGAGTCGGATGTGGACTGCGACGGACGGCTGTCGGAGTCTGAGTTCATCCACGTTATTCTCAAGTGCCCAGACTTCGTCCTCAATTTCCACATTGGGATCTAA
- the Cib2 gene encoding calcium and integrin-binding family member 2 isoform X2, with translation MGNKVAAFSENQLDEYQACTFLTRKSILRAERLFRQLSGGHLPQVIEPVCAASFTVPYAALDTLTELKENPFRRRVCEVFSGDGSAALTFDHFIEMFSVFSEHAPRDIKAIYAFRVYDFDGDGYLGEADLQQAVRHLTHDLLTPDEYNTIVAKVLEESDVDCDGRLSESEFIHVILKCPDFVLNFHIGI, from the exons ATGGGCAATAAGGTGGCCGCCTTCTCCGAGAACCAACTGGACGAGTATCAG gcctgCACCTTCTTGACTAGGAAGAGCATACTGAG AGCTGAGCGTTTGTTTCGTCAGCTGAGTGGAGGTCACCTGCCCCAGGTGATCGAACCGGTGTGTGCCGCCTCCTTCACCGTGCCCTACGCTGCACTGGACACTCTCACGGAGCTCAAG GAGAACCCTTTCCGTCGTCGAGTATGTGAAGTCTTCAGCGGAGACGGTTCCGCGGCCCTCACCTTCGACCACTTCATCGAAATGTTCTCCGTCTTCAGTGAGCACGCTCCAAGGGACATCAAAGCCATATACGCCTTCAGAGTTTATG ACTTCGACGGGGACGGTTACCTTGGGGAGGCAGACTTGCAGCAGGCGGTCAGACACCTCACACACGACCTCCTCACGCCAGACGAGTACAACACCATCGTGGCCAAG GTGCTGGAGGAGTCGGATGTGGACTGCGACGGACGGCTGTCGGAGTCTGAGTTCATCCACGTTATTCTCAAGTGCCCAGACTTCGTCCTCAATTTCCACATTGGGATCTAA